One genomic segment of Cololabis saira isolate AMF1-May2022 chromosome 22, fColSai1.1, whole genome shotgun sequence includes these proteins:
- the lsm5 gene encoding U6 snRNA-associated Sm-like protein LSm5 yields the protein MAATQGTNPSQLLPLELVDKCIGSRIHIVMKTDKEIVGTLLGFDDFVNMVLEDVTEFEITPEGRRITKLDQILLNGNNITMLIPGGEGPDV from the exons ATGGCGGCCACTCAAGGGACGAACCCGTCACAGTTGCTCCCACTCG AGCTGGTGGACAAATGTATCGGCTCCAGGATTCACATCGTCATGAAAACCGATAAAGAAATCGTCGGCACGCTGCTGGGTTTCGATGACTTTGTCA ACATGGTGCTGGAGGATGTAACAGAATT TGAAATCACGCCGGAGGGAAGGAGGATAACCAAACTGGATCAGATCCTTCTCAACGGCAACAACATCACCATG ctcatCCCCGGTGGAGAAGGACCGGACGTGTAG